In Streptomyces nojiriensis, one genomic interval encodes:
- the rpsI gene encoding 30S ribosomal protein S9 encodes MAETTAETTPVDEFEGNVEEYTSESEVVVEGDYTSESLAGRFGDPQPAAGLGRRKNAIARVRIVPGTGKWKINGRTLEDYFPNKVHQQEVNEPFKLLELDGRYDVIARIAGGGVSGQAGALRLGVARALNEADVDNNRPALKKAGFLSRDDRAVERKKAGLKKARKAPQYSKR; translated from the coding sequence GTGGCCGAGACCACCGCCGAGACGACCCCCGTCGACGAGTTCGAGGGCAACGTCGAGGAGTACACCAGCGAGTCTGAGGTCGTCGTCGAGGGCGACTACACCTCCGAGTCCCTTGCCGGTCGCTTCGGCGACCCCCAGCCGGCCGCCGGCCTGGGCCGTCGCAAGAACGCCATCGCCCGCGTCCGGATCGTTCCGGGCACCGGCAAGTGGAAGATCAACGGTCGCACCCTTGAGGACTACTTCCCCAACAAGGTGCACCAGCAGGAAGTCAACGAGCCCTTCAAGCTCCTCGAGCTTGACGGCCGCTACGACGTCATCGCCCGCATCGCGGGTGGCGGCGTGTCCGGCCAGGCCGGCGCCCTGCGCCTCGGTGTGGCCCGTGCGCTGAACGAGGCGGACGTGGACAACAACCGCCCGGCGCTGAAGAAGGCCGGCTTCCTCTCCCGCGACGACCGTGCGGTCGAGCGCAAGAAGGCCGGTCTCAAGAAGGCCCGTAAGGCTCCGCAGTACAGCAAGCGTTAA